The Rana temporaria chromosome 13, aRanTem1.1, whole genome shotgun sequence genome has a window encoding:
- the LOC120920957 gene encoding titin-like isoform X4 — protein sequence MSDLMQAINTLVDIFEKYSKNLCHGQNLKPAEMEQLIQVELSEAIKNSGDAETIGLVLKAVDRNRDGEISFKEYITLVCVVAKAYYKHLGKARSSLPCIAQQQASANQQLTAGGPTPPTTAGGPPPPQQPPTVQVPSQVSPQQALPPTEAQGQQGAPAQPPAQAPGTTPVQGQQGWPAPPAAQVQQVPTQTAGHPSVSSWGSLQPVAPQVPVQVPATQVPAPQVPAAQVPAPQVPAAQVPAPQVPAAQVPAPQVPATQVPAPQVPAAQVPAPQVPAAQVPAPQVPATQVPAPQVPAAQVPAPHVPASQAPVAQFPYYSYCNWQYQVPQQQAVVPAPVQAPQVPAPQVPAPQVPVQVPAAQVPAPQVPVSQVPAPQVPAPQWQYQAPQQQAVVPAPVPAPQLPAPQVPAPQAPAPQVVAPQVPAPQVPAAQAAPQVVYPQVLAPQWQYQAPQQQAVVPAPVPAPQLPAPQVPAAQVPAPQVPAAQVPAPQVPAAQVPAPQVPAAQVPAPQVPVAQVPAPQVPVAQVPAPQVPAAQVPAATVQTPYIPVAQFPYYGYCNWQYQVPQQQAVVPAPVPAPQVPAPQVPAPQLPAQQVPAAQVPAPQVPAAQVPAPQVPVAQAPAPQVPAAQVPAPQVPVAQAPAPQVPVAQVSAPQVPVAQTPAPQVPAAQAPAPQVPAAQAPAPQVPAAQVPAPQVPVAQAPAPQVPVAQVSAPQVPVAQTPAPQVPAAQAPAPQVPVAQVPAPQVPVAQAPAPQVPVAQVPAPQVPVAQAPAPQVPVAQVSAPQVPVAQTPAPQVPVAQAPAPQVPVAQVPAPQVPVAQAPAPQVPVAQVPAPQVPVAQVPAPQVPVAQAPAPQVPVAQAPAPQVPVAQAPAPQVPVAQVPAPQVPAAQVPAPQVPVAQAPAPQVPVAQAPAPQVPVAQAPAPQVPVAQVPAPQVPVAQVPAPQVPVAQAPAPQVPVAQVPAPQVPVAQAPAPQVPVAQAPAPQVPVAQAPAPQVPVAQLPAPQVPAAQVPAPQVPAPQVPAPQVPAAQAAPQVVYPQVLAPQWQYQAPQQQAVVPAQQVVAPQAPIQVPAPQVPAPQVPAPQVPAPQVPGTLVPVAQFPYYSYSNWQYQAPQQQAAVPAPVPAPQVPAPQVPAPQAPAPQVVAPQAPAPQAVAPQVSAPQVPAAQLPAPQVPAPQLPAPQVPAPQAPAPQVPAPQVPAPQVPAAQLPAPQVPAPQAPAPQVVAPQAPAPQVVASQAPIQVPATLVPAPQVPASQAPVAQFPYYSYCNWQYQAPQQQAVVPAPVPAPQVPAPQVPAPQLPAQQVPAPQAPAPQVPAPQLPAPQVPAPQAPAPQVVAPQVPAPQVPAAQAALQVVYPQVLAPQWQYQAPQQQAVVPAQQVVSPQAPVQVPAPQVPAPQVPATQVLAPQVPAPQVPAPQVPGTQVPVAQFPYYSYSNWQYQAPQQQAAVPAPVQAPQAPAPQVPAPQAPAPQVVAPQAPAPQVPTPQAPAPQVPTPQVPTPQVPGPQAPAPQVPTPQAPAPQVPATQASAPQVVAPQVLAPQWQYQAPQQQAVVPAPVQAPQLPAPQVPAPQAPAPQGLAPQVPAPQVPAAQAAAPQVVAPQVLAPQWQYQAPQQQAVVPAPVQAPQLPASQVVAPQVPASQVVAPQAPAPQVVAPQVPVQVPAAQAPAPQVVAPQVPVQVPAAQAPAQQVVAPQVSAAQVPQEDLFMVPYSRCDGTTGFALWTPLGFYYY from the exons ATGTCTGACCTCATGCAAGCCATCAACACCCTCGTAGACATCTTCGAGAAGTATTCCAAGAACCTCTGTCATGGTCAGAACCTGAAACCTGCAGAAATGGAGCAGCTCATACAGGTGGAGCTGTCTGAGGCCATCAAA AACTCGGGGGACGCAGAGACCATCGGCCTCGTTCTCAAAGCTGTGGACAGAAACCGTGACGGTGAAATCAGCTTTAAAGAATACATCACGTTGGTGTGTGTGGTCGCCAAGGCCTACTACAAGCATCTGGGCAAAGCCAGGAGCTCGCTGCCTTGTATTGCGCAACAGCAAGCTTCTGCCAATCAGCAACTAACAGCTGGCGGTCCAACACCACCAACAACAGCTGGCGGTCCACCACCACCACAGCAGCCACCAACTGTCCAAGTTCCAAGTCAAGTATCTCCACAGCAAGCACTGCCACCAACCGAGGCTCAGGGCCAACAGGGTGCCCCAGCTCAACCACCAGCTCAGGCACCTGGCACAACACCCGTCCAAGGACAGCAAGGATGGCCAGCTCCACCAGCAGCTCAAGTTCAGCAAGTGCCAACTCAGACCGCTGGCCATCCATCTGTTTCTTCATGGGGAAGCTTACAACCAGTAGCTCCTCAGGTACCTGTACAGGTGCCAGCAACTCAGGTACCTGCCCCACAAGTGCCAGCTGCTCAGGTACCTGCCCCACAAGTGCCAGCTGCTCAGGTACCTGCCCCACAAGTGCCAGCTGCTCAGGTACCTGCCCCACAAGTGCCAGCAACTCAGGTACCTGCCCCACAAGTGCCAGCAGCTCAGGTACCTGCCCCACAAGTGCCAGCTGCTCAGGTCCCCGCACCACAAGTGCCAGCAACTCAGGTACCTGCACCACAAGTGCCAGCTGCTCAGGTCCCAGCACCACACGTGCCAGCTTCTCAGGCTCCTGTAGCACAATTTCCATACTATAGTTATTGCAACTGGCAATATCAAGTACCACAACAGCAAGCTGTAGTTCCTGCACCAGTCCAAGCTCCTCAGGTCCCTGCACCACAAGTGCCAGCTCCTCAGGTACCTGTACAAGTGCCAGCTGCTCAGGTCCCTGCACCACAAGTGCCAGTTTCTCAGGTCCCAGCACCACAAGTGCCAGCTCCTCAGTGGCAATATCAAGCACCACAACAGCAAGCTGTAGTTCCTGCACCAGTGCCAGCACCTCAGCTCCCTGCACCACAAGTGCCAGCTCCTCAAGCTCCTGCACCACAAGTGGTAGCACCTCAGGTACCTGCACCACAAGTGCCAGCTGCTCAAGCTGCACCAcaagtggtttatcctcaggtccTTGCTCCCCAGTGGCAATATCAAGCACCACAACAGCAAGCTGTAGTTCCTGCACCAGTGCCAGCACCTCAGCTCCCTGCACCACAAGTGCCAGCTGCTCAGGTCCCTGCACCACAAGTGCCAGCTGCTCAGGTCCCTGCACCACAAGTGCCAGCTGCTCAGGTCCCCGCACCACAAGTGCCAGCTGCTCAGGTCCCTGCACCACAAGTGCCAGTAGCTCAGGTCCCCGCACCACAAGTGCCAGTAGCTCAGGTCCCCGCACCACAAGTGCCAGCTGCTCAGGTCCCTGCAGCAACAGTGCAAACTCCTTACATTCCGGTAGCACAATTTCCATACTATGGTTATTGCAACTGGCAATATCAAGTACCACAACAGCAAGCTGTAGTTCCTGCACCAGTGCCAGCTCCTCAG GTCCCTGCACCACAAGTGCCAGCTCCTCAGCTCCCTGCACAACAAGTGCCAGCTGCTCAGGTCCCCGCACCACAAGTGCCAGCTGCTCAGGTCCCCGCACCACAAGTGCCAGTTGCTCAGGCACCCGCACCACAAGTGCCAGCTGCTCAGGTCCCTGCCCCACAAGTGCCAGTTGCTCAGGCCCCCGCACCACAAGTGCCAGTTGCTCAGGTCTCTGCCCCACAAGTGCCAGTTGCTCAGACCCCCGCACCACAAGTGCCAGCTGCTCAGGCCCCCGCACCACAAGTGCCAGCTGCTCAGGCCCCCGCACCACAAGTGCCAGCTGCTCAGGTCCCTGCCCCACAAGTGCCAGTTGCTCAGGCCCCCGCACCACAAGTGCCAGTTGCTCAGGTCTCTGCCCCACAAGTGCCAGTTGCTCAGACCCCCGCACCACAAGTGCCAGCTGCTCAGGCCCCCGCACCACAAGTGCCAGTTGCTCAGGTCCCTGCCCCACAAGTGCCAGTTGCTCAGGCCCCCGCACCACAAGTGCCAGTAGCTCAGGTCCCTGCCCCACAAGTGCCAGTTGCTCAGGCCCCCGCACCACAAGTGCCAGTTGCTCAGGTCTCTGCCCCACAAGTGCCAGTTGCTCAGACCCCCGCACCACAAGTGCCAGTTGCTCAGGCCCCCGCACCACAAGTGCCAGTAGCTCAGGTCCCTGCCCCACAAGTGCCAGTTGCTCAGGCCCCCGCACCACAAGTGCCAGTTGCTCAG GTCCCTGCACCACAAGTGCCAGTTGCTCAGGTCCCCGCACCACAAGTGCCAGTAGCTCAGGCCCCCGCACCACAAGTGCCAGTTGCTCAGGCCCCCGCACCACAAGTGCCAGTTGCTCAGGCCCCCGCACCACAAGTGCCAGTTGCTCAGGTCCCCGCACCACAAGTGCCAGCTGCTCAGGTCCCCGCACCACAAGTGCCAGTAGCTCAGGCCCCCGCACCACAAGTGCCAGTTGCTCAGGCCCCCGCACCACAAGTGCCAGTTGCTCAGGCCCCCGCACCACAAGTGCCAGTTGCTCAGGTCCCTGCACCACAAGTGCCAGTTGCTCAG GTCCCTGCACCACAAGTGCCAGTTGCTCAGGCCCCCGCACCACAAGTGCCAGTAGCTCAGGTCCCTGCCCCACAAGTGCCAGTTGCTCAGGCCCCCGCACCACAAGTGCCAGTTGCTCAGGCCCCCGCACCACAAGTGCCAGTTGCTCAGGCCCCCGCACCACAAGTGCCAGTTGCTCAGCTCCCTGCACCACAAGTGCCAGCTGCTCAGGTCCCAGCACCACAAGTGCCAGCTCCTCAGGTACCTGCACCACAAGTGCCAGCTGCTCAAGCTGCACCAcaagtggtttatcctcaggtccTTGCTCCCCAGTGGCAATATCAAGCACCACAACAGCAAGCTGTAGTTCCTGCACAACAAGTTGTAGCTCCTCAGGCACCCATACAAGTGCCAGCTCCCCAGGTACCTGCACCACAAGTGCCAGCTCCACAGGTACCTGCACCACAAGTGCCAGGTACTCTGGTACCTGTAGCACAATTTCCATACTATAGTTATAGCAACTGGCAATATCAAGCACCACAACAGCAggctgcagttcctgcaccagtGCCAGCTCCTCAG GTCCCTGCACCACAAGTGCCAGCTCCTCAGGCCCCTGCACCACAAGTTGTAGCTCCTCAGGCCCCTGCACCACAAGCGGTAGCTCCCCAGGTATCTGCACCACAAGTGCCAGCTGCTCAGCTCCCTGCACCACAAGTGCCAGCTCCTCAGCTCCCTGCACCACAAGTGCCAGCTCCTCAGGCCCCTGCACCACAAGTGCCAGCTCCCCAGGTACCTGCACCACAAGTGCCAGCTGCTCAGCTCCCTGCACCACAAGTGCCAGCTCCTCAAGCTCCTGCACCACAAGTTGTAGCTCCTCAGGCCCCAGCACCACAAGTTGTAGCTTCTCAGGCACCCATACAAGTGCCAGCTACTCTGGTGCCTGCACCACAAGTGCCAGCTTCTCAGGCTCCTGTAGCACAATTTCCATACTATAGTTATTGCAACTGGCAATATCAAGCACCACAACAGCAAGCTGTAGTTCCTGCACCAGTGCCAGCTCCTCAGGTCCCTGCACCACAAGTGCCAGCTCCTCAGCTCCCTGCACAACAAGTGCCAGCTCCTCAGGCCCCTGCACCACAAGTGCCAGCTCCTCAGCTCCCTGCACCACAAGTGCCAGCTCCTCAGGCTCCTGCACCACAAGTGGTAGCTCCTCAGGTACCTGCACCACAAGTGCCAGCTGCTCAAGCTGCACTACaggtggtttatcctcaggtccTCGCTCCCCAGTGGCAATATCAAGCACCACAACAGCAAGCTGTAGTTCCTGCACAACAAGTGGTATCTCCTCAGGCACCCGTACAAGTGCCAGCTCCCCAGGTACCTGCACCACAAGTGCCAGCTACTCAGGTCCTTGCACCACAAGTGCCAGCTCCACAGGTACCTGCACCACAAGTGCCAGGTACTCAGGTACCTGTAGCACAATTTCCATACTATAGTTATAGCAACTGGCAATATCAAGCACCACAACAGCAagctgcagttcctgcaccagtGCAAGCTCCTCAGGCCCCTGCACCACAAGTGCCAGCTCCTCAGGCTCCTGCACCACAAGTTGTAGCTCCTCAGGCCCCTGCACCACAAGTGCCAACTCCTCAGGCCCCTGCACCACAAGTGCCAACTCCTCAGGTCCCTACACCACAAGTGCCAGGTCCTCAGGCTCCTGCACCACAAGTGCCAACTCCTCAGGCCCCTGCACCACAAGTGCCAGCTACTCAGGCTTCTGCACCACAAGTTGTAGCTCCTCAGGTCCTTGCTCCCCAGTGGCAATATCAAGCACCACAACAGCAAGCTGTAGTTCCTGCACCAGTGCAAGCTCCTCAGCTCCCTGCACCACAAGTGCCAGCTCCTCAGGCTCCTGCACCACAAGGGTTAGCTCCTCAGGTACCTGCACCACAAGTGCCAGC
- the LOC120920957 gene encoding MAGE-like protein 2 isoform X18: MSDLMQAINTLVDIFEKYSKNLCHGQNLKPAEMEQLIQVELSEAIKNSGDAETIGLVLKAVDRNRDGEISFKEYITLVCVVAKAYYKHLGKARSSLPCIAQQQASANQQLTAGGPTPPTTAGGPPPPQQPPTVQVPSQVSPQQALPPTEAQGQQGAPAQPPAQAPGTTPVQGQQGWPAPPAAQVQQVPTQTAGHPSVSSWGSLQPVAPQVPVQVPATQVPAPQVPAAQVPAPQVPAAQVPAPQVPAAQVPAPQVPATQVPAPQVPAAQVPAPQVPAAQVPAPQVPATQVPAPQVPAAQVPAPHVPASQAPVAQFPYYSYCNWQYQVPQQQAVVPAPVQAPQVPAPQVPAPQVPVQVPAAQVPAPQVPVSQVPAPQVPAPQWQYQAPQQQAVVPAPVPAPQLPAPQVPAPQAPAPQVVAPQVPAPQVPAAQAAPQVVYPQVLAPQWQYQAPQQQAVVPAPVPAPQLPAPQVPAAQVPAPQVPAAQVPAPQVPAAQVPAPQVPAAQVPAPQVPVAQVPAPQVPVAQVPAPQVPAAQVPAATVQTPYIPVAQFPYYGYCNWQYQVPQQQAVVPAPVPAPQVPAPQVPAPQLPAQQVPAAQVPAPQVPAAQVPAPQVPVAQAPAPQVPAAQVPAPQVPVAQAPAPQVPVAQVSAPQVPVAQTPAPQVPAAQAPAPQVPAAQAPAPQVPAAQVPAPQVPVAQAPAPQVPVAQVSAPQVPVAQTPAPQVPAAQAPAPQVPVAQVPAPQVPVAQAPAPQVPVAQVPAPQVPVAQAPAPQVPVAQVSAPQVPVAQTPAPQVPVAQAPAPQVPVAQVPAPQVPVAQAPAPQVPVAQVPAPQVPVAQVPAPQVPVAQAPAPQVPVAQAPAPQVPVAQAPAPQVPVAQVPAPQVPAAQVPAPQVPVAQAPAPQVPVAQAPAPQVPVAQAPAPQVPVAQVPAPQVPVAQVPAPQVPVAQAPAPQVPVAQVPAPQVPVAQAPAPQVPVAQAPAPQVPVAQAPAPQVPVAQLPAPQVPAAQVPAPQVPAPQVPAPQVPAAQAAPQVVYPQVLAPQWQYQAPQQQAVVPAQQVVAPQAPIQVPAPQVPAPQVPAPQVPAPQVPAPQAPAPQVPTPQAPAPQVPAPQVPAPQVPAAQLPAPQVPAPQAPAPQVVAPQAPAPQVVASQAPIQVPATLVPAPQVPASQAPVAQFPYYSYCNWQYQAPQQQAVVPAPVPAPQVPAPQVPAPQLPAQQVPAPQAPAPQVPAPQLPAPQVPAPQAPAPQVVAPQVPAPQVPAAQAALQVVYPQVLAPQWQYQAPQQQAVVPAQQVVSPQAPVQVPAPQVPAPQVPATQVLAPQVPAPQVPAPQVPGTQVPVAQFPYYSYSNWQYQAPQQQAAVPAPVQAPQAPAPQVPAPQAPAPQVVAPQAPAPQVPTPQAPAPQVPTPQVPTPQVPGPQAPAPQVPTPQAPAPQVPATQASAPQVVAPQVLAPQWQYQAPQQQAVVPAPVQAPQLPAPQVPAPQAPAPQGLAPQVPAPQVPAAQAAAPQVVAPQVLAPQWQYQAPQQQAVVPAPVQAPQLPASQVVAPQVPASQVVAPQAPAPQVVAPQVPVQVPAAQAPAPQVVAPQVPVQVPAAQAPAQQVVAPQVSAAQVPQEDLFMVPYSRCDGTTGFALWTPLGFYYY, encoded by the exons ATGTCTGACCTCATGCAAGCCATCAACACCCTCGTAGACATCTTCGAGAAGTATTCCAAGAACCTCTGTCATGGTCAGAACCTGAAACCTGCAGAAATGGAGCAGCTCATACAGGTGGAGCTGTCTGAGGCCATCAAA AACTCGGGGGACGCAGAGACCATCGGCCTCGTTCTCAAAGCTGTGGACAGAAACCGTGACGGTGAAATCAGCTTTAAAGAATACATCACGTTGGTGTGTGTGGTCGCCAAGGCCTACTACAAGCATCTGGGCAAAGCCAGGAGCTCGCTGCCTTGTATTGCGCAACAGCAAGCTTCTGCCAATCAGCAACTAACAGCTGGCGGTCCAACACCACCAACAACAGCTGGCGGTCCACCACCACCACAGCAGCCACCAACTGTCCAAGTTCCAAGTCAAGTATCTCCACAGCAAGCACTGCCACCAACCGAGGCTCAGGGCCAACAGGGTGCCCCAGCTCAACCACCAGCTCAGGCACCTGGCACAACACCCGTCCAAGGACAGCAAGGATGGCCAGCTCCACCAGCAGCTCAAGTTCAGCAAGTGCCAACTCAGACCGCTGGCCATCCATCTGTTTCTTCATGGGGAAGCTTACAACCAGTAGCTCCTCAGGTACCTGTACAGGTGCCAGCAACTCAGGTACCTGCCCCACAAGTGCCAGCTGCTCAGGTACCTGCCCCACAAGTGCCAGCTGCTCAGGTACCTGCCCCACAAGTGCCAGCTGCTCAGGTACCTGCCCCACAAGTGCCAGCAACTCAGGTACCTGCCCCACAAGTGCCAGCAGCTCAGGTACCTGCCCCACAAGTGCCAGCTGCTCAGGTCCCCGCACCACAAGTGCCAGCAACTCAGGTACCTGCACCACAAGTGCCAGCTGCTCAGGTCCCAGCACCACACGTGCCAGCTTCTCAGGCTCCTGTAGCACAATTTCCATACTATAGTTATTGCAACTGGCAATATCAAGTACCACAACAGCAAGCTGTAGTTCCTGCACCAGTCCAAGCTCCTCAGGTCCCTGCACCACAAGTGCCAGCTCCTCAGGTACCTGTACAAGTGCCAGCTGCTCAGGTCCCTGCACCACAAGTGCCAGTTTCTCAGGTCCCAGCACCACAAGTGCCAGCTCCTCAGTGGCAATATCAAGCACCACAACAGCAAGCTGTAGTTCCTGCACCAGTGCCAGCACCTCAGCTCCCTGCACCACAAGTGCCAGCTCCTCAAGCTCCTGCACCACAAGTGGTAGCACCTCAGGTACCTGCACCACAAGTGCCAGCTGCTCAAGCTGCACCAcaagtggtttatcctcaggtccTTGCTCCCCAGTGGCAATATCAAGCACCACAACAGCAAGCTGTAGTTCCTGCACCAGTGCCAGCACCTCAGCTCCCTGCACCACAAGTGCCAGCTGCTCAGGTCCCTGCACCACAAGTGCCAGCTGCTCAGGTCCCTGCACCACAAGTGCCAGCTGCTCAGGTCCCCGCACCACAAGTGCCAGCTGCTCAGGTCCCTGCACCACAAGTGCCAGTAGCTCAGGTCCCCGCACCACAAGTGCCAGTAGCTCAGGTCCCCGCACCACAAGTGCCAGCTGCTCAGGTCCCTGCAGCAACAGTGCAAACTCCTTACATTCCGGTAGCACAATTTCCATACTATGGTTATTGCAACTGGCAATATCAAGTACCACAACAGCAAGCTGTAGTTCCTGCACCAGTGCCAGCTCCTCAG GTCCCTGCACCACAAGTGCCAGCTCCTCAGCTCCCTGCACAACAAGTGCCAGCTGCTCAGGTCCCCGCACCACAAGTGCCAGCTGCTCAGGTCCCCGCACCACAAGTGCCAGTTGCTCAGGCACCCGCACCACAAGTGCCAGCTGCTCAGGTCCCTGCCCCACAAGTGCCAGTTGCTCAGGCCCCCGCACCACAAGTGCCAGTTGCTCAGGTCTCTGCCCCACAAGTGCCAGTTGCTCAGACCCCCGCACCACAAGTGCCAGCTGCTCAGGCCCCCGCACCACAAGTGCCAGCTGCTCAGGCCCCCGCACCACAAGTGCCAGCTGCTCAGGTCCCTGCCCCACAAGTGCCAGTTGCTCAGGCCCCCGCACCACAAGTGCCAGTTGCTCAGGTCTCTGCCCCACAAGTGCCAGTTGCTCAGACCCCCGCACCACAAGTGCCAGCTGCTCAGGCCCCCGCACCACAAGTGCCAGTTGCTCAGGTCCCTGCCCCACAAGTGCCAGTTGCTCAGGCCCCCGCACCACAAGTGCCAGTAGCTCAGGTCCCTGCCCCACAAGTGCCAGTTGCTCAGGCCCCCGCACCACAAGTGCCAGTTGCTCAGGTCTCTGCCCCACAAGTGCCAGTTGCTCAGACCCCCGCACCACAAGTGCCAGTTGCTCAGGCCCCCGCACCACAAGTGCCAGTAGCTCAGGTCCCTGCCCCACAAGTGCCAGTTGCTCAGGCCCCCGCACCACAAGTGCCAGTTGCTCAG GTCCCTGCACCACAAGTGCCAGTTGCTCAGGTCCCCGCACCACAAGTGCCAGTAGCTCAGGCCCCCGCACCACAAGTGCCAGTTGCTCAGGCCCCCGCACCACAAGTGCCAGTTGCTCAGGCCCCCGCACCACAAGTGCCAGTTGCTCAGGTCCCCGCACCACAAGTGCCAGCTGCTCAGGTCCCCGCACCACAAGTGCCAGTAGCTCAGGCCCCCGCACCACAAGTGCCAGTTGCTCAGGCCCCCGCACCACAAGTGCCAGTTGCTCAGGCCCCCGCACCACAAGTGCCAGTTGCTCAGGTCCCTGCACCACAAGTGCCAGTTGCTCAG GTCCCTGCACCACAAGTGCCAGTTGCTCAGGCCCCCGCACCACAAGTGCCAGTAGCTCAGGTCCCTGCCCCACAAGTGCCAGTTGCTCAGGCCCCCGCACCACAAGTGCCAGTTGCTCAGGCCCCCGCACCACAAGTGCCAGTTGCTCAGGCCCCCGCACCACAAGTGCCAGTTGCTCAGCTCCCTGCACCACAAGTGCCAGCTGCTCAGGTCCCAGCACCACAAGTGCCAGCTCCTCAGGTACCTGCACCACAAGTGCCAGCTGCTCAAGCTGCACCAcaagtggtttatcctcaggtccTTGCTCCCCAGTGGCAATATCAAGCACCACAACAGCAAGCTGTAGTTCCTGCACAACAAGTTGTAGCTCCTCAGGCACCCATACAAGTGCCAGCTCCCCAGGTACCTGCACCACAAGTGCCAGCTCCACAGGTACCTGCACCACAAGTGCCAG CTCCTCAGGCCCCTGCACCACAAGTGCCAACTCCTCAG GCCCCTGCACCACAAGTGCCAGCTCCCCAGGTACCTGCACCACAAGTGCCAGCTGCTCAGCTCCCTGCACCACAAGTGCCAGCTCCTCAAGCTCCTGCACCACAAGTTGTAGCTCCTCAGGCCCCAGCACCACAAGTTGTAGCTTCTCAGGCACCCATACAAGTGCCAGCTACTCTGGTGCCTGCACCACAAGTGCCAGCTTCTCAGGCTCCTGTAGCACAATTTCCATACTATAGTTATTGCAACTGGCAATATCAAGCACCACAACAGCAAGCTGTAGTTCCTGCACCAGTGCCAGCTCCTCAGGTCCCTGCACCACAAGTGCCAGCTCCTCAGCTCCCTGCACAACAAGTGCCAGCTCCTCAGGCCCCTGCACCACAAGTGCCAGCTCCTCAGCTCCCTGCACCACAAGTGCCAGCTCCTCAGGCTCCTGCACCACAAGTGGTAGCTCCTCAGGTACCTGCACCACAAGTGCCAGCTGCTCAAGCTGCACTACaggtggtttatcctcaggtccTCGCTCCCCAGTGGCAATATCAAGCACCACAACAGCAAGCTGTAGTTCCTGCACAACAAGTGGTATCTCCTCAGGCACCCGTACAAGTGCCAGCTCCCCAGGTACCTGCACCACAAGTGCCAGCTACTCAGGTCCTTGCACCACAAGTGCCAGCTCCACAGGTACCTGCACCACAAGTGCCAGGTACTCAGGTACCTGTAGCACAATTTCCATACTATAGTTATAGCAACTGGCAATATCAAGCACCACAACAGCAagctgcagttcctgcaccagtGCAAGCTCCTCAGGCCCCTGCACCACAAGTGCCAGCTCCTCAGGCTCCTGCACCACAAGTTGTAGCTCCTCAGGCCCCTGCACCACAAGTGCCAACTCCTCAGGCCCCTGCACCACAAGTGCCAACTCCTCAGGTCCCTACACCACAAGTGCCAGGTCCTCAGGCTCCTGCACCACAAGTGCCAACTCCTCAGGCCCCTGCACCACAAGTGCCAGCTACTCAGGCTTCTGCACCACAAGTTGTAGCTCCTCAGGTCCTTGCTCCCCAGTGGCAATATCAAGCACCACAACAGCAAGCTGTAGTTCCTGCACCAGTGCAAGCTCCTCAGCTCCCTGCACCACAAGTGCCAGCTCCTCAGGCTCCTGCACCACAAGGGTTAGCTCCTCAGGTACCTGCACCACAAGTGCCAGC